A window from Engraulis encrasicolus isolate BLACKSEA-1 chromosome 11, IST_EnEncr_1.0, whole genome shotgun sequence encodes these proteins:
- the LOC134457776 gene encoding hydroxycarboxylic acid receptor 2-like: MEGNATSSSRTCCPFTTTAVDGILPPILILEFVFGLLGNGLALWMLAFHVSSWKPHSMYLLHLTVADTIVLFCLPFRADYYLRHKDWRFGDAMCRILMFLLAANRTAGIFFLTAVAVDRYLKVVYPRSRLSRLGLGWASLISCCIWAAILAMTVYLLTVSHIEELEGHRQCESFQICLDFRWDSIWHETLYLLQFLVPTVIICFCTACIAHQLRTRTVDTGGRIRRAVYLVLAVATVFILCFLPSTACRLAVIVLKTQYSECVYFEPTNLAFYTSVCLTYFNSVLNPVVYYLSSPAISRTLQQLWNKLLPVGKRRPPPPPPPSSGVYTVSRPM; the protein is encoded by the exons ATGGAGGGcaacgccacctcctcctccaggacGTGTTGCCCCTTCACCACCACGGCGGTCGACGGCATCCTGCCCCCCATCCTCATCCTGGAGTTCGTCTTCGGGTTGCTAGGCAACGGCCTGGCCCTGTGGATGCTGGCGTTCCACGTGTCGTCGTGGAAACCGCACTCCATGTATCTGCTGCACCTGACGGTGGCGGACACCATAGTGCTGTTCTGCCTGCCGTTCCGCGCCGACTACTACCTGCGGCACAAGGACTGGCGCTTCGGGGACGCCATGTGCCGCATCCTCATGTTCCTATTGGCTGCCAACCGCACCGCCGGAATCTTCTTCCTCACCGCCGTGGCGGTGGACCGCTACCTGAAG gTGGTGTATCCACGGAGCCGTCTGAGCCGGTTGGGCCTCGGCTGGGCCTCGCTGATCAGCTGTTGCAtctgggcggccatcttggccaTGACGGTGTACCTGCTGACCGTCTCCCACATCGAGGAGCTGGAGGGACACCGGCAGTGCGAGAGCTTCCAAATCTGCCTGGACTTCAG GTGGGACAGCATCTGGCACGAGACGCTCTACCTGCTGCAGTTCCTGGTTCCCACGGTGATCATCTGCTTCTGCACGGCGTGCATCGCGCATCAGCTGCGGACGCGCACGGTGGACACGGGCGGCCGTATCCGGCGAGCCGTCTACCTGGTGCTCGCCGTGGCAACGGTCTTCATCCTCTGCTTCCTGCCCAGCACCGCGTGTCGCCTGGCCGTCATCGTACTCAAGACGCAGTACAGCGAGTGTGTGTACTTCGAGCCCACCAACCTGGCCTTCTACACCTCG GTGTGCCTGACGTACTTCAACAGCGTGCTGAACCCCGTGGTGTATTACCTGTCCAGCCCCGCCATCAGCAGGACTCTGCAACAGCTGTGGAACAAGCTGCTCCCCGTGGGCAAGAGGagaccacccccacctccaccacctagcAGCGGAGTGTACACCGTCTCCAGAcctatgtaa